Genomic window (Nymphaea colorata isolate Beijing-Zhang1983 chromosome 1, ASM883128v2, whole genome shotgun sequence):
TGGGAGGAGTAGCAGGCGTCGGGATGAGAAGGAGCGGGcaaaggagaaggaaagagaaagagaaagggaagagagggagagagatgagaaggaaagagctagagaaagggagagggagaaggagagggatgAGAAGGAAAGAGCtagagaaaaggagaaggaggaaagggaaagaaccagggagagggaaagagacaGGGAGAGGGAAAGGGTGAGGGAACGGGATAAGCGCAGAGATTCTGAAGACAGAGACACCGAAGAGATGAGGGATCATGAGCGGAAAAGGCGGAGAAGGGAGGAAGactcagggagagagagggaccgGGATAGGGAcagagaaagggaaaggagtaGGTCAGATAGGCAcaaggaagaaagtgaagaggATGGTaagaggaggaaaggggttgAGGAGATTGAGGGTAAGGATAAGAAGAGCCGGGAGGAGCGTCTGgaggaagaacagagaaagtTGGATGAGGAGATGGataagaggaggaggagggttcAGGAATGGCAAGAATTGAGgagaaagcaagaagaaagtGAAAGAGAGAAGCAGGGAGCCGAGAAAGCCGGGAAGAATTGGACATTGGAAGGGGAAGAATCCGATGATGAAGAAGCCGTCCCTGACGCCAATACTGATGCACCACCAAAGGATTCCGACATGAATGAAGTTGTAAAACCTGCCACCGGAAGCGATGATTTCATGATGGATGATTCTGAGAATGGGACCGGGACGAACACAAACCAAACAGAACAAACGAATGACGAAGAGGAAATTGATCCACTAGATGCCTTCATGAACTCTATGGTGCTGCCTGAAGTGGAAAAATTGAATAGTGCAGTTGAGAACTCAGCGGTTGACATCAAGATGGATGAAGGCGAAAACAAGTCTCTGAAGGAGGTGCGTAACAGTATCAAGGAAATAAAGAAGGGCCCTAAGAAAGGTATGGGGAGGATTCTTCCCGGAGAAGCTTCTGATTCAGATTATGAGGAGCCTGAGGATGATGAGGTTcctcttgaagaagaagatgatgatgaattCATGAAAAGAGTTAAGAAGACCAAGGCTGAGAAGCTATCAATTGTCGACCACTCTAAAATACAGTATGCCCCATTTCGGAAGAACTTCTATATTGAAGTGAAAGAGATATTCAAGATGACATCTGAGGAGGTTTCTGCTTATAGGAAACAACTTGAATTGAAAATCCACGGAAAAGATGTTCCCAAGCCTGTCAAAACATGGAATCAGACTGGGTTGTCTACCAAAATCCTTGAAGTCATTAAGAAGCTTAACTTTGAGAGGCCGATGCCGATTCAAGCCCAAGCTTTACCAATAATTATGAGTGGCCGTGACTGCATAGGTATAGCAAAGACTGGTTCCGGAAAAACTTTGGCATTTGTGTTACCGATGCTCCGGCATATCAAGGATCAGCCTCCTGTGGTCGCTGGTGACGGACCCATTGGCCTTATAATGGCACCTACAAGAGAGCTCGTTCAGCAGATTCATGGTGATATCAAGAAGTTTTCTAAGGTAATGGGATTGAACTGTGTTGCTGTATATGGAGGCTCTGGCGTTGCCCAACAGATAAGTGACCTGAAGAGAGGAACGGAAATTGTTGTCTGCACCCCTGGTAGAATGATTGATATATTGTGCACGAGCGGTGGGAAGATAACCAATGTTCGCAGAGTTACATACTTGGTCATGGATGAGGCTGATCGGATGTTTGATATGGGGTTTGAACCTCAGATCACAAGGATTGTTCAGAATACCAGGCCAGATCGACAGACAGTCCTTTTCTCTGCAACCTTTCCCCGGCAAGTGGAAATATTGGCTAGAAAGGTGCTAACAAAACCAGTGGAGATCCAGGTTGGAGGAAGAAGTGTTGTTAACAGGGACATAACCCAAAGGGTGGAGGTGAGACCAGAGGAAGAGAAATTTTTGAGGCTTCTCGAACTGTTAGGAGAGGAATATGAGAAAGGGAAGATTCTCATTTTTGTTCACTCACAGGAAAAATGCGATTCGTTATTCAAGGATTTGCTAAAGCATGGTTACCCATGTCTTTCTCTCCATGGTGCCAAGGATCAGACAGACAGAGAGTCGACCATTTCAGATTTCAAAAGCAACGTTTGCAATCTCTTGATCGCAACCAGCGTTGCTGCCAGGGGACTGGATGTTAAAGAGCTTGAACTAGTGGTGAACTTTGATGTCCCAAACCACTATGAAGACTATGTTCACCGAGTTGGTCGAACGGGACGAGCAGGCCGTCCAGGTAAGGCCTTCACTTTCATCTCCGAGGATGAGGCTAGATATGCACCTGATCTTGTGAAAGCCTTGGAGCTGTCTGAGCAAGTTGTTCCTGCTGATCTTAAGGCACTTGCTGATGGGTTCATGGCAAAGGTGACTCAGGGAACGGAACATGCACATGGAACAGGTTATGGTGGGAGTGGTTTTAAGTTCaacgaggaggaagatgaagctCGTAAAGCAGCTAAGAAAGCTCAAGCGCGGGAATATGGCTTTGAAGAAGATAAGTCCGATTCAGATTCGGAAGATGAAGGTGTTCGTAAGGCAGGAGCTGATTTATCACAGGCCGCTACATTTGCTCAAGTGGCAGCTTTGGCTGCAGCTTCAAAAGCTGCAATTACAACTGCTCCATCGCCAGCAACCACAGCTCCATTCCTTCCAAATGGGGGGCTCGGTGTCCTGCCTTCTTTGGCCATTCCTGGTCTACAAAGTCTGCCTGGAGCTGCATCTCTTTCGGTGC
Coding sequences:
- the LOC116255619 gene encoding DEAD-box ATP-dependent RNA helicase 42-like isoform X1 produces the protein MEDGKHRSRKDDSEKKEEGRSRDRDRDREREREKNRDREKDRERNGERHKDRDRARDRDHRRGEREKSSEDKYREKHRDSSRKESESDGRSSRRRDEKERAKEKEREREREERERDEKERAREREREKERDEKERAREKEKEERERTRERERDRERERVRERDKRRDSEDRDTEEMRDHERKRRRREEDSGRERDRDRDRERERSRSDRHKEESEEDGKRRKGVEEIEGKDKKSREERLEEEQRKLDEEMDKRRRRVQEWQELRRKQEESEREKQGAEKAGKNWTLEGEESDDEEAVPDANTDAPPKDSDMNEVVKPATGSDDFMMDDSENGTGTNTNQTEQTNDEEEIDPLDAFMNSMVLPEVEKLNSAVENSAVDIKMDEGENKSLKEVRNSIKEIKKGPKKGMGRILPGEASDSDYEEPEDDEVPLEEEDDDEFMKRVKKTKAEKLSIVDHSKIQYAPFRKNFYIEVKEIFKMTSEEVSAYRKQLELKIHGKDVPKPVKTWNQTGLSTKILEVIKKLNFERPMPIQAQALPIIMSGRDCIGIAKTGSGKTLAFVLPMLRHIKDQPPVVAGDGPIGLIMAPTRELVQQIHGDIKKFSKVMGLNCVAVYGGSGVAQQISDLKRGTEIVVCTPGRMIDILCTSGGKITNVRRVTYLVMDEADRMFDMGFEPQITRIVQNTRPDRQTVLFSATFPRQVEILARKVLTKPVEIQVGGRSVVNRDITQRVEVRPEEEKFLRLLELLGEEYEKGKILIFVHSQEKCDSLFKDLLKHGYPCLSLHGAKDQTDRESTISDFKSNVCNLLIATSVAARGLDVKELELVVNFDVPNHYEDYVHRVGRTGRAGRPGKAFTFISEDEARYAPDLVKALELSEQVVPADLKALADGFMAKVTQGTEHAHGTGYGGSGFKFNEEEDEARKAAKKAQAREYGFEEDKSDSDSEDEGVRKAGADLSQAATFAQVAALAAASKAAITTAPSPATTAPFLPNGGLGVLPSLAIPGLQSLPGAASLSVLPNDAAARATALAAAMNLQHNLAKIQADAMPEHYEAELEINDFPQNCRWKVTHKETLGPISEWTGAAITTRGQYFPPGKIPSPGERKLYLFIEGPTESSVKKAKAELKRVLEDYTAQALSLPGAGQPGVPFKCGYLPIAVQM
- the LOC116255619 gene encoding DEAD-box ATP-dependent RNA helicase 42-like isoform X2 yields the protein MEDGKHRSRKDDSEKKEEGRSRDRDRDREREREKNRDREKDRERNGERHKDRDRARDRDHRRGEREKSSEDKYREKHRDSSRKESESDGRSSRRRDEKERAKEKEREREREERERDEKERAREREREKERDEKERAREKEKEERERTRERERDRERERVRERDKRRDSEDRDTEEMRDHERKRRRREEDSGRERDRDRDRERERSRSDRHKEESEEDGKRRKGVEEIEGKDKKSREERLEEEQRKLDEEMDKRRRRVQEWQELRRKQEESEREKQGAEKAGKNWTLEGEESDDEEAVPDANTDAPPKDSDMNEVVKPATGSDDFMMDDSENGTGTNTNQTEQTNDEEEIDPLDAFMNSMVLPEVEKLNSAVENSAVDIKMDEGENKSLKEVRNSIKEIKKGPKKGMGRILPGEASDSDYEEPEDDEVPLEEEDDDEFMKRVKKTKAEKLSIVDHSKIQYAPFRKNFYIEVKEIFKMTSEEVSAYRKQLELKIHGKDVPKPVKTWNQTGLSTKILEVIKKLNFERPMPIQAQALPIIMSGRDCIGIAKTGSGKTLAFVLPMLRHIKDQPPVVAGDGPIGLIMAPTRELVQQIHGDIKKFSKVMGLNCVAVYGGSGVAQQISDLKRGTEIVVCTPGRMIDILCTSGGKITNVRRVTYLVMDEADRMFDMGFEPQITRIVQNTRPDRQTVLFSATFPRQVEILARKVLTKPVEIQVGGRSVVNRDITQRVEVRPEEEKFLRLLELLGEEYEKGKILIFVHSQEKCDSLFKDLLKHGYPCLSLHGAKDQTDRESTISDFKSNVCNLLIATSVAARGLDVKELELVVNFDVPNHYEDYVHRVGRTGRAGRPGKAFTFISEDEARYAPDLVKALELSEQVVPADLKALADGFMAKVTQGTEHAHGTGYGGSGFKFNEEEDEARKAAKKAQAREYGFEEDKSDSDSEDEGVRKAGADLSQAATFAQVAALAAASKAAITTAPSPATTAPFLPNGGLGVLPSLAIPGLQSLPGAASLSVLPNDAAARATALAAAMNLQHNLAKIQADAMPEHYEAELEINDFPQNCRWKVTHKETLGPISEWTGAAITTRGQYFPPGKIPSPGERKLYLFIEGPTESSVKKAKAELKRVLEDYTAQALSLPGAGQPGKYSVL